A portion of the Anoplopoma fimbria isolate UVic2021 breed Golden Eagle Sablefish chromosome 15, Afim_UVic_2022, whole genome shotgun sequence genome contains these proteins:
- the foxa1 gene encoding LOW QUALITY PROTEIN: hepatocyte nuclear factor 3-alpha (The sequence of the model RefSeq protein was modified relative to this genomic sequence to represent the inferred CDS: inserted 4 bases in 3 codons; deleted 1 base in 1 codon) encodes MLGSVKMEGHEAPDWSGYYSEEVYSPMAGGGMGSGLGMGSMSGYMSGSGTTSGSFNMSYSGTGLSPAPLGGMGGPAPAAMSGLGGGVASMGGTLSPTSMSSVSAQQASMGLNPYGGMSPTMSPGMAYGGGLSRGRDSKAFRRSYPHAKXPYSYISLITMAIQQAPSKMLTLSEIYQWIMDLFPYYRQNQQRWQNSIRHSLSFNDCFVKVSRSPDKPGKGSYWTLHPDSGNMFENGCYLRRQKRFKCEKKMPTKPDGRKDXGGGASPSGELLKPPGLLDSSLPSSSQASTPPGLDLRGGVGGPSDLKVSGSQLLSSLSLPHSMAHESQLHLKGDPHYSFNHPFSINNLMSSSEQQHKLDLKAYEALQYSSYSGGXASGLGGRTMEPLEASYYQGVYPRPLLNTS; translated from the exons ATGCTCGGCTCGGTGAAGATGGAGGGACACGAAGCTCCGGACTGGAGCGGATACTACAGCGAAGAG GTGTACTCTCCCATGGCGGGCGGTGGAATGGGTTCTGGTCTCGGGATGGGCTCCATGTCGGGCTACATGTCCGGCAGCGGGACCACGTCGGGCTCCTTCAACATGTCTTACAGCGGAACTGGTCTCAGCCCCGCCCCGTTGGGAGGAATGGGAGGCCCAGCTCCGGCGGCCATGTCGGGTCTGGGTGGGGGTGTCGCCTCGATGGGCGGGACTCTGAGCCCGACCAGTATGAGCTCAGTGTCGGCCCAGCAGGCCTCGATGGGTCTGAACCCGTATGGGGGCATGAGTCCCACCATGAGCCCCGGCATGGCGTACGGGGGCGGTCTGAGCCGGGGCCGCGACAGCAAGGCGTTCAGACGCAGCTACCCGCACGCCA CCCCCTACTCCTACATCTCGCTCATCACCATGGCGATCCAGCAGGCGCCCAGCAAGATGCTGACGCTGAGCGAGATCTACCAGTGGATCATGGACCTGTTCCCGTACTACCGGCAGAACCAGCAGCGCTGGCAGAACTCCATCCGGCACTCGCTGTCCTTCAACGACTGCTTCGTCAAGGTGTCGCGCTCGCCAGACAAACCAGGGAAGGGCTCGTACTGGACCCTGCACCCGGACTCTGGCAACATGTTCGAGAACGGCTGCTACCTGCGGCGCCAGAAGAGGTTCAAGTGCGAGAAGAAGATGCCGACGAAACCCGACGGCCGTAAGG CCGGGGGCGGAGCCTCTCCCTCTGGGGAGCTCCTCAAACCTCCGGGACTCCTGGACTCCTCGCTGCCTTCCTCCAGCCAGGCGTCCACGCCTCCTGGTCTGGACCTGAGGGGGGGAGTCGGCGGGCCGTCGGACCTGAAGGTGTCTGGATCCCAGCTGCTGTCCTCCCTGTCGTTACCC CACTCCATGGCGCACGAGTCCCAGCTGCACCTCAAAGGAGACCCCCACTACTCCTTCAACCACCCTTTCTCCATCAATAACTTAATGTCGTCCTCAGAGCAGCAGCACAAACTGGACCTGAAGGCCTACGAGGCGCTGCAGTACTCCTCCTACAGCGGTGG GGCCTCCGGCCTTGGAGGGAGGACCATGGAGCCTCTGGAGGCCTCCTACTACCAGGGGGTTTACCCCAGGCCGCTCCTCAACACCTCCTAG
- the clec14a gene encoding C-type lectin domain family 14 member A has product MESWFSWVPLVILFGLTWSDPASSLNYTIRHTKVSFDQAAADCSPGVLTTLATDQEVADVLRLIPASSLAHQKDFTFWVGLRKVKDECVVPTLPLRGFKWTEDGSEDTQVSRWTEEPKNTCTTVRCAALKGEWNGSKVTSWGLIPVSCRNSYQFICKLRDTAGRPAAPEPTKPAAPEPPKPAAPEPTKPAAPEPPKPAAPEPTKPAAPEPPKPAAPEPTKPAAPEPTKPAAPESPKPAATEPSKPAVPEPTKPAAPEPRPPTSKPEPANREPGLPSLGPKPDTDLKPDPGSDLCQHPLIPSARSISFANSSRVQVECWSTDQVELRCSGRPALWRLLDDSPANFTTVCLPCETGFRKDVSGNCVDVDECGGAPCRHSCLNTEGSFRCVCSDDNGKHHNEDSLACADAATSGILIPVLVAVAALVVLVVVVAVTVKCCLMSQSKKRAMKKAEKMAMKSNAGRDAFETANEKAA; this is encoded by the coding sequence ATGGAGTCTTGGTTCAGCTGGGTTCCCCTTGTGATCCTGTTCGGACTCACCTGGTCTGACCCGGCCTCATCACTTAACTACACCATCCGGCACACCAAGGTCAGCTTCGACCAGGCCGCCGCCGACTGTTCCCCCGGCGTCCTCACCACCCTCGCCACCGATCAGGAGGTCGCAGACGTCCTCAGGCTCATCCCAGCGTCGTCGTTGGCTCATCAGAAGGACTTCACCTTCTGGGTCGGGCTGAGGAAGGTCAAGGACGAGTGCGTGGTTCCAACGCTGCCACTGAGAGGATTCAAGTGGACTGAGGACGGCAGCGAGGACACGCAGGTGAGCCGCTGGACCGAGGAACCAAAAAACACCTGCACGACGGTCCGCTGTGCGGCACTAAAGGGGGAGTGGAACGGTTCGAAGGTGACCAGCTGGGGTCTGATCCCCGTCTCCTGTAGGAACAGTTACCAGTTCATATGTAAGCTGAGAGACACCGCTGGTAGACCAGCAGCACCTGAACCAACAAAACCAGCAGCACCTGAACCTCCAAAACCAGCTGCACCTGAACCAACAAAACCAGCAGCACCTGAACCACCAAAGCCAGCTGCACCTGAACCAACAAAACCAGCAGCACCTGAACCACCAAAGCCAGCTGCACCTGAACCAACAAAACCAGCAGCACCTGAACCAACAAAACCAGCTGCACCTGAATCACCAAAGCCAGCTGCAACTGAACCATCAAAACCAGCTGTACCTGAACCAACAAAACCAGCTGCACCAGAACCTAGACCTCCAACATCAAAACCAGAACCAGCTAATCGTGAACCTGGACTTCCTTCCCTAGGACCAAAACCAGACACTGACCTAAAGCCTGATCCTGGTTCAGATTTGTGTCAGCACCCCCTCATCCCCAGTGCTCGCTCCATAAGTTTTGCCAACAGCAGCAGGGTCCAGGTGGAGTGCTGGTCCACGGACCAGGTGGAGCTCCGCTGCTCGGGCCGTCCTGCTTTGTGGCGGCTGCTGGACGACTCCCCCGCCAACTTCACCACCGTGTGCCTGCCGTGTGAAACCGGTTTCCGAAAAGACGTCTCGGGAAATTGTGTGGACGTCGACGAGTGTGGCGGCGCCCCCTGCAGGCACTCCTGCCTGAACACGGAGGGCTCCTTCAGGTGTGTCTGCTCCGACGACAACGGGAAACACCACAACGAGGACTCGCTGGCATGCGCCGATGCAGCGACAAGCGGAATCCTGATCCCGGTGCTGGTGGCTGTGGCGgcgctggtggtgctggtggtggtcgTCGCTGTGACGGTGAAATGTTGCCTGATGAGTCAATCGAAGAAACGTGCCATGAAGAAGGCGGAGAAAATGGCGATGAAGAGCAATGCTGGCAGGGATGCCTTTGAAACGGCCAATGAAAAAGCAGCGTGA